Below is a window of Tachysurus fulvidraco isolate hzauxx_2018 chromosome 11, HZAU_PFXX_2.0, whole genome shotgun sequence DNA.
tgttttaaaagtGGCTTAAAAAGGAGAAACTCCTGAGAGATAGTAATACATCCTAATATACTTATGTAAAACCATTACTGCAAAATGATTAGTTTACACTGTGAAACAAGTGATTTCTTGGATCATTAGCATAATCCCTATCAGTTACTGTCTCATCACCTGAGGTAAATCACTCGAATTTGACATACCAAATCATTTTTCATTAATTTTCCTACAATAATGAGGAAATGATCACTGATTAATTTCTTCAGAACTGTTTGTtgacaaaatgtattattaatctCTTTTAATGAATAATACACTTTTAATCTTTCATCTATACAGAATGTGTAGGCacccttttcttttttgctgagGTGATAGAAGGCTGTTAGACATTTTGATCAACAATATCCAATTAAAGTCTAAATTAATTATTCATGTGTCTATTTAACTATCacgtttaaaaataataaaaaaaacataacaacaacaacaaaatcaaaCCATGTGAAATACACTTTTGGCTAGCAGGTTTTAGGCAGACTGAGTTTAGCCAAGAACACAGTCACTCATGTGCTCAAGATCTTGCATGgatgtttttgtctgtctgtcacaatGTTATAGAGATAAACTATGCAAACTGGCTAAAACCTGCACACTGATTGATGATATTAagcttctttttcatttcttaaatctatttttttaaatctatcttTAAACGCATACAGTGTTATAGCACACTGCTGCGACTGAACAGCCAGAAAAACAACTTACTGTACGAGTGTTAATTGAAACTCATATAGTTTGTGAGAAATGCGTGTAGACAAGTATTACAAGAATACTATAATCGATCCATGGAATATCCAAAACGGCAATAGAAATCAGAAATTGAACTTGATACCAAACGGCCTCAAAAATTATGCTTCAGTCAACAAGTTTAGCCCTTTGTTTTACTAAACTGTTTACCTCACATACACTTAAAAATGGCCTTAAATGAACATTTGAACATTCAGACATTTGACCTCACTATGACCTTCAGTTCATCTGTTCATTAGAATAATAATTCCATATAAATCCTACAATCATTCAACTGCTCAAATTTGAGCAAATGAACATTCCTAATGTTTTAAAGTTAGATCAGTTATATTCCTTTGGTTCCCTTTTAGAACTCAGAAATCAGCTCATATTATAGCTATTCACAGCACAATTATAGTCAGAATACTCCACAAAGTTAGGCTATGGAATAAGCATGGGAACAAGTGTGGAGCTAATGTGAAAAAAAGGTAAGTCTCTTGctggtggtgtgtgtatttaaatcagcacggaatggtgcaagaactctgtgcttgtttctaattACTGCTCATCactagtggagtttgtgactgttagatgcgggccattttatttacaacaTGAATTCACCATAGTTTTCATTGTCGGAGGTTACATTCCCCTcagtgctaatgctaaagaggcacTATGAGAGCTCTGTGGGGCTAATAGCAATATGTAGATGTTTATCTtcaaatctcaagtcagtgctccctagaTTCCATCATTATGTAGACTTTGGAACGAGAGGGGAAAACACGCaaatcttgtttacacaaacattcccagcCTGTATTGTGCAGAACCCCGCCCCCACTTCGGCTATTCAGACCTAATCTCTGTTATGTTAATTCCAGCATACAAACCACTCATCAGACGATCTAAACTGGTtgtgaagcaggtgaaaacctggccagcaggagccacctctgctcttcattAGGGAGGCATCAGGGAGGCttcaaccaacggcgactccatGAACTTGGAGTCACCGCTGGTTGGCATCAGTAACCAGCTTCATCAGCTAGTGCATTGATGACATGAccatctccaagaccatcaccacacgctccaaccagaagctgtgGATGACTTTTAAAGTGCATGCactgctgaagactagagacctagccttcagaacaggtgactgggtggccctaagaacagcaaagGCCAAGCGGAAACGAGCCATCAGAAAGGCAAAgtgtgcacatgcccagacaatagACAGCCACTTCCAGAACAGGGGAGACACGGCGCATGTGGCCGAGCATACAGATGAttacaaactacaagacagcttcacctgcctgtgatagtgcTGCATCCATTCCAGATGTGCTGAATGACTACTAcactcggtttgaggtgcaaaACAACGTaacggcaaggaagaccatccctcccctgAACGATCAGGTACTCTGTTTATCCACGGCCAACAtaaggagaactctatgcagagttaacccacggaagacTGGTAGGCCAGACAACAATTCTGGCAGAGTGCTCAGGGAATGCACAGAACAGCTAGCAGaggtcttcactgacatcttcatttccctgagcagcgctgttgttcctatgtgcctcaagacaaccaccatcgtcCCTGTCCCATAAAAGTCTACGGtttcctgcctcaatgactatcatccCGTCACACTCATACCCATCGTTATGAAGAAacttgtcatgaggcacattAAGACCCAgataccaccctcactggaccccatACAGTTTGCGTAtcatccaaaccgctccacggacgatgccattgccatgGCCCTACATTTAGCCCTCAcacacctggacaataaagataCATACGTACAAAAGCTGTTCaaagactttagttcagcagtCAATACAATCACCCTTCAGCACCTGactgggaagctgagcctgctgggaccgaacacctccctctgcaccCGGATCctgacttcctgactgggagacctcagtcattctggatcgggaacagcatctccagcaccagcACATTGAGCACTGGtgcccctcagggctgcatgcTCAACCCACTGCtattcaccttgctgactcatgactgtgcagcaatgtaCAGATTGAACCATATAATCAAGTTCACCAATGACATGACCATGGTGGGTCTCATTAGCAAgaacgatgagtcagcatacagagaggaggtgcaacagctaaatgcctggtgtagagccaacaacctgtctctaaatgttgataaaaccaaagagatggttgttgactccaggagagcacagagcaaccactctccgctgaacatcacTGTATTAcctgtagagatcatcaagagcaccaaatttatttttgtttatctagaggagaacttcacctggtcactcaacaccaacTCCATTGCTGAGaaagcatctctacttcttacgaaggctgagaaaggcacatcttcCCCCTCCATCCTGTCTACTTTTTGCAGAGGGACCATtaagagcattctgagcagcttcATCACTGTACTGgaaactgcaccatctcggatcgcaagaccctgcagaggatagtgaggacagctgagaagatcatgtGGAGTCTCTCtgccctctatcatggacatttacaccacacgctgcatacacaaagccaacagcattatGGTTGAccacacacccctaacacacacTATTCACCCTCATGctatctggaaaaaggtactgaagcatttgggccctcacaaccagactgtgtaagagtttctttccacaagccatgaGACTCCTtaacaactgaactgaactgaactgtactgtgcacaacacacacatcaactgtatggactacACAGACCCACACCATATaaacactcttccaatatatatccatcaaactgtttgcatgctgttttgcccactgttttttgctctttgcacatgctgtctcacatttcagtgaaattgctgttttgcacaatactttacaatatctcatgtaactgctgctataatactgtgttcattccagtatttaaGCTCacacaatattgtttgaacatacagtatttaaactGGTCAgcattgtttctgtttattgtcttttgcactgtcttttgccATGCACTGtcatttttgtcttgtcctgcacggtttgcaccaggttgcacagatgcactttatgtgactaggaatacttactaagtccttagctctgcctttgttttatgtagcaccattaTCCttgagaaacgttgtctcatttcactgtgtactgcaacagatatatatggttgaaatgacaataaaatcaaattaattattattaaatcattatttttaattattaaatcaaaatgACAATTAAATACAAGAAATTGATCTCGATAACAAAGGGCAACAAAAGTCATGCTTTGGTCACATACAAGTTTATCCTTGTACTCATTTACCCATGTTCTCATCAACAGGATAACTTGAAAAGTTGGACATTGGCCAAACCCACTGAAAATGGTCCCAGATGACAAATCTGCAGGGAGACGTTCTACATGCTCATTTGTAAACAGCAAACtctgaacataaaaataaatgtatatataagcTAGAGAATCAGAGACTCCTAATAAAGGATAGACAGTCAGTGACCACACTGTGATCAACTTTGTAGAGAGGTTATAAACCATACAGAGGATTCgtattttgattgattttttttttttttttttttttacaaactatGCTTAAAGGACTATTTCATAGCTTGCTGTGTGCTTTTGTCCTCTTATACACAGAAAAGAAGTGATGGAAAATTCCTCTGGAGAATTCATGTTTTTGCTTCATGGACTGAATGACACATGGACaaacagatatatttattttgcatttggtCTAATTATCTATATTATGACTTTTTTCCTAAATTTGACACTAGCTCTTACAATAATACTTGACAAAACACTTCATGAACctatgtatatgtttatatgcaatttgttttttaatgggATACTTGGGGCTTCTGCTTTCTATCCAAAAATCCTTGCTGACCTTTTATCAAAATATCATGTTATCTCCTATATAGGATGCCTCTCACAAGTCGGCATAATTTATTCTTATGTTCTCTGTGAATACTCATGTTTAACAGTCATGTCATATGACAGATACATATCCATTTGTAAGCCTTTGGAGTATCATTCTATTATGACACCtcagaaaggtttaaaattgtTGATTATTACTTGGTTCTGTTCCATACTAGAGGCCGTTGTGGGGGTTTTGTTAACTGCCCGACTTCCGTTATGCAGTAATGTCATTGACAAGCTTTACTGTTCTAACTGGGAAGTTGTTAAGCTGGCTTGCACAGATGTGACAGTGAACAATGTGTATGGGTATTTTATAATAGTTTATCATACAGCTCAAGCTGTATTCATCATTGTGTCATATATTAGCATTATAAGAGCTTCTTTAAGATCCAAGACACAGTGGGCAAAATTCATGCAGACATGCCTTCCTCATTTAATAGCAGTCACAAACTTCACTATTTCCCTGCTCTTTGATCTTATGTATGCACGTTATGGCAAAATCCAGGGACTGCAAGCTCTACGAAACATCTTGGGTATTGAATTTCTTGTTGTGCCTCCTTTCCTAAACCCAATAATATATGGATTTAAACTAACACAGATAAGACAAGGGTTTGTTAAAATATACAAGCAGAGACGTAAAGCTTTACAGCATAGCTAATACACGTGGTGGCAAAGGAAAAACCCTCCAAACAGTACCTATTTTATATAttctataaattataaaatctatatagaaatatataggattatatttatgttaatagtatataaatatactatatatttccAGAATTACAGGTGTTcctgaattaaatatatttccctTTTGCAGTTAACTGGTTCAGAAGTAAAGTTGTAAAGTTTTGAAAGtggattaaaaatgtaaaaaaggagAATCTCCTGAAAGACAATAATACATtctaatatatttatgtaaagccATTACTGaaaaaatatagagaattaattttttatttaatttcttacaATAATGAGGAAATGATCACTGATTCAttaaaaactgttttgtttaaaaaatgaattattaatctcttttaatgaatgaaattgtGAATCTGTCATCTATACAGAATATGTAGGcactcttttctgtttttctgatgtGATAGAATGTTTTTAGACAATTTGATCAACAGTATCCAATTACAgtttgaattaattaataatgtgTCCATTTACAGTAACtatcacatttaaataaataaataaacaaacaaacaaacaaacaaataaataaaaaacacacatacaaaaaaaaacaaaatcaatcaatccatGTGAAATATACTTTTGGCTAGCAGGTTTTAGGCAGATTGAGTTAAGCCAAGAACACAATCACTCATGTGCGCAAGATCTGGCATGAATGTTTTTGACTGTCTGTCACAATGTTATAGGGATAACCTATGTAAACTGGCTAAAACCTGCATATTGTTTgatatttatcttatttttcaTGTCTTAAATTTATTGTCTATTGTCTTAAGTGTTAATGCACATAAAGCACACTGTTGCTACTGAACACCCAGAAAAACAAGTGTACTTACAAGTGTTGATTGAAACCCATACTGTATAGTTTGTGAGAAATGTCTGTAGAAAATTAGTAAAAGAATACAATAATCAATTGATGGAATCCCCAAAACGGCAATAGAAACAAGAAATAGAACTTGATACCAAACAGCCTCAAAAATGATCCTTCAGTCACATACAAGTTTGGCCCCTCTATGTTACTAAACTGTATACCTCACATACACTTAAAAATGGCCTTAAAAGAACATATGAGGATTCAGACATTTGACCTCACTATGACTTTTAGTTCATCCGTTTATTAGAATAATAATTCCATATAAATCCTACAATCATTCAACTGCTCAAatttaagcaaataaaaatctgtaataTATGTATGGACAGACATATGCACAGACAACCTGCTACAATAATGCCTCCAACACCTATTACAACTGACTACAGAGTGAGATAAAACAATcccaaagcaaaacaaatataGTCAGAACACTCCACAAAGCTAGGCCATGGAATAAGCATGGCAACAAGTGTGGAGCTAATGTGAAAAAAGGTAAGTCTCGCAGTGGTGATgcgtgtgtttacatcaacacggaatggtgcaagatctctgtgcttgtttctaattACTGCTAATCGCTAGTGGAGtctgtgactgttagatgcggGCCATTTTATTTATCGCATACATTCCCCtcagcgctaatgctaaagaggcgctatgGGTGctctatggggctattagcgatctgcagaatgttTACCCTGATAGACTGTTTATCATCACCGGAGATTTCGATCATGCAAATCtaaagtcagtgctccctaagttccatcagtatgtggactttcaaacaagaggggaaaacacgcagatcttgtttacacaaacattcctggCACGTATTGTgcagagccccgcccccacctcggctactcagaccacatctctgttatgctaattccagcatataAGCCACTCATCAGATGCTCTTAAacgagccacctctgctcttcatcACTGCTTTCAGTGCACTGTCTGGAACTTCTTTAGGGGGGGTGCAACCAACAGCGACTCTATCAACTTGGAGGAATATACGGCTTTAGTGACCAGCTACACCAGAAGacatggatgactgctaaagtgcaTGCACTGCTGAAGACTAAAGACCTAGTCTTTAAGAACAGGTGAAaaggtggccctaagaacagcaagggccattAGGGAGGCAAAgtgtgcacatgcccagacattTCACAGTCACTTCCAGGACAGCCTAGACACACGGAGCCTGTGGAAGGGCATACAGGCAAtcacgaactacaagacagtttcacctgcctgtgatagtgatgcatccctcccagatgcgctgAATGACTCTAtgctcggtttgaggtgcaaaACAATGTAatggcaaggaagaccatccttCGCCCAAAGATCAGGACTCTGTCTATCAACGGCCGACATAAGGAGAACTCTACGTAGAGTTAACCcatggaaggctgctggaccagacaacattcctggcagggtgctcaagGAATGCACAGTACAGCTAGATGTCTTCACTGaaatcttcaacatttccctaaGCAGCGATgttgttcctatgtgcctcaagacaaccaccattgtccccatcccaaagaagtctacgtACAAACAAAtgctgactgggagacctcagtcagtctggaccgggaacagcatctccagcaccaccacattgagcactggagcccctcagggctgcatgcTCAACCAACTGCTATTCACCTTACTGACTCATGACTGTGTAGCAATGTacagatcaaaccatatcatcaagtttgtCGATGAcatgaccgtggtgggtctcatcagcaagaacgatgagtcagtatacagagaggaggtgcaacagctaactgcctggtgtagagccaacaacctgtcagTGAATATTGATGAAATCAAAGAGAtgattgttgacttcaggagagcacagagcgaacacTTTCCGCTGAACattcatctgtagagatcgtcaagtgcaccaaatttatttttgttcttctaGCGGAGAaattcacctggtcactcaataCCGGCTCCAttaccaagaaagcccagcagcgtctctacttcttacgaagtctgagaaaggcacatctccctccccccaggCTGACTacgttttacagagggaccactgagatcattctgagcagctgcatcaccgTCTCATTTGAGAACTGCACCATCGCGGAtagcaagaccctgcagcggatagtgaggacagctgagaagatcattggaatCTCTtttcaagtcaaaaagctttttttgtcatttcaaccatatattgCTGCTGCAGTACAccgtgaaatgagacaacgtttctccaaatcggtctttgttttatgtagcaccatggtcctggagaaatgttttcttatttcactgtgtactgcaacagctatatatggttgaaatgacaataaaagtttcttgacttgaGCTACTCTAGTCTAATGAGTCCAAAATCCATGAAATCATAAaacatcaatatttttttaaacagttgttaatcaaatcaaaatgataattaaatacaaGAAATTGATTTCAATACCAAAAGGATCAATACCTCATCAGGATAACTTGAAAAGTTGGACATTAACCAAACCCACTGAATAAAATGGTAATGACAAATGACAAATCTACagaaatgccccttttccaccgaggcagttcgagtgctggtttggagccagagcctaatttagaaccagttctttctgtttcgaccgccaaagcaccggctctgcaCCAGGAAAAGTGCTTCTTAaatagcaccaaaacgttgctggtctagacttaagaaccgcttggggcgggagctgggggcggggctagtgttagcgcatttgataatgtaccttaagtttactaatgtttaatacacttttactttaccgcgatatgatacattatcagcacacatgatagtaggtagctacatgctaaggctaattttttttctgtgttaacgataaaataacgttatgtactttatgcAGATTACACGGAgatgcacgtacacgttttattcgccgcgtttggatgccaatgtaggttcgcaaagccatgagcattaacagtaaagcaacatccgccattgttgttgtgtttgccgctgctgcgctaacattgCTAGGACATAGCGTATatagtgacgtcacactcggcactgtgatggctctctagccggtggaaaatcaaaccggttcttagaaggttcgccagtggaaccaactttgaaccagcactagcgctagctctgaaccagcacccggttctttccggagGAAAAGGGGCAGGAGATGTCCTACATGCTCATTTTTGAATAGCAAATTctgaacacaaaaataaatgtatattgtgATGGCGGCACGCGCACCTCCACAAATTCATGGAGGAAAAAATGCTCTTTGCCCCCTGCATCGGCAgccaagaagagagagagtgtaaaggCGGCGGTTCAGCACCTCAGCCAGCAGCGCTGAGCGCGATCTTTCAAACTTCCATGACCATGGTCAGCGCCGCTGGCAGGGAGAATAAGGCGGGGCTGCAGAAACTTCCACCAAAAAGCACAGGCCAATCATGAGCACCTCTAGAGCATTCACCTTCCAGAAGACAAGCACAGAAGAAAGCGAGTCTCAGCTAGGGAGAGGTAAGCGGGTGTGCCTGATGGAACTAATGGATTTTATCTCTTTAATATTCTTTTTCAGAAACCTTTTTCAGCTGATCCAAGACTTCAGACTGAGCCAATGCTACACTCCTGGAGAGGACTGCTTCACCTTGATACTGCCATCCCCCCTCCTGCTGCCTAGGCTTGGAGCCTGGATTTCTGCACAAGCACCCATATAACCCCTTAAACTAAGgaacttgtttgttttttctttatcactGACTTTCTGTTGCACTAAATTGCACTAGAGacttaaagaaaattaaaccaTTACACTGTTTGCTCTAAtcctgtttctgtgttttttcttccatGTCCCATTTCACTAAGTGCCCTAGACTGGTGGAGAATGTGGGCACTGGACACAGAGGAAGCTCCCGAACCCACTGTGGTGCATCAGCATGAGGTGACAAAAGTGTCAAGA
It encodes the following:
- the LOC113643686 gene encoding olfactory receptor 1-like, with the protein product MENSSGEFMFLLHGLNDTWTNRYIYFAFGLIIYIMTFFLNLTLALTIILDKTLHEPMYMFICNLFFNGILGASAFYPKILADLLSKYHVISYIGCLSQVGIIYSYVLCEYSCLTVMSYDRYISICKPLEYHSIMTPQKGLKLLIITWFCSILEAVVGVLLTARLPLCSNVIDKLYCSNWEVVKLACTDVTVNNVYGYFIIVYHTAQAVFIIVSYISIIRASLRSKTQWAKFMQTCLPHLIAVTNFTISLLFDLMYARYGKIQGLQALRNILGIEFLVVPPFLNPIIYGFKLTQIRQGFVKIYKQRRKALQHS